The following is a genomic window from Candidatus Methylomirabilota bacterium.
GACGACCACCGTGTACGGCGCCCGCTTGAAGCCGAAGCGGTTGGCGACCCGGAGGCCCGGGTCGAGCGCGACGGGGTAGGTGGCGCGGTGGGCCTCGAGGAAGGCGCGGACATCGGGCTCGGTGTCGTTGACGTGAATGGCGAGGATTTCGACGTCCCGCGACCTGTACCGCTCGTACACGCGTTGGAGTCCCGCGGCCTGCGCCGCGCAGGTCTTGCACCATGAGGCCTGGAAGCGGAGCACGAGCACCTTCTTGCCGATGAGCGCGCGGGAGTCGAAGGTCTCGCCGCCCTTGAGGAGAGGCATCCGCACGGCGGGGGCAGCCGGCGGGGCGGCGGCGGCGGGCGCCGGCCCGAGGGCGAGAAAGGCGACGGCAGCGGCGGCCAGAACGCGCATGACGACGCATAGTATAATCGCCGCCATGACCGACCTCGAACGGGAATTGCGGCGGGCCGTCGAGGGCGACGTCCGCTTCGATCCCTACTCGCGGCTGCTCTATTCCACCGACGCCTCGATGTACCAGATGGAGCCGATCGGCGTCGTGATCCCGCGCCACGCGGGCGACGTGCAGGCCGTGCTGGAGCTGGCGAGCCGGGAGAACGTCGCCGTCCTGCCGCGGGGCGGGGGCA
Proteins encoded in this region:
- a CDS encoding TlpA disulfide reductase family protein gives rise to the protein MRVLAAAAVAFLALGPAPAAAAPPAAPAVRMPLLKGGETFDSRALIGKKVLVLRFQASWCKTCAAQAAGLQRVYERYRSRDVEILAIHVNDTEPDVRAFLEAHRATYPVALDPGLRVANRFGFKRAPYTVVVNKRGEIVARLDATADETRLAAAIDAALKLPARRKAPARAS